A section of the Hevea brasiliensis isolate MT/VB/25A 57/8 chromosome 17, ASM3005281v1, whole genome shotgun sequence genome encodes:
- the LOC110633584 gene encoding uncharacterized protein LOC110633584 — protein MGEGKGSTLVHLLVVVLSLVAFGFAIAAERRRSIGHIEKDLTNATYCVYNSDVATGYGVGAFLFLLSSESLLMGVTKCMCFGRPLAPGGNRAWSIIYFVSSWLTFLVAEACLIAGAVKNAYHTKYRGMIYAQNFSCETLRKGVFVAGAVFVVATMVLNVYYYMYFSKATAPQAAQKANRTSSNVGMAGYA, from the exons ATGGGAGAAGGGAAGGGCTCTACTCTGGTCCACCTTCTGGTGGTGGTTCTGAGCCTTGTTGCCTTTGGATTCGCCATTGCCGCTGAGAGACGAAGAAGCATT GGCCATATTGAGAAAGATCTAACAAATGCTACATACTGTGTCTACAACTCTGATGTTGCAACTGGTTATGGAGTGGGTGCTTTCTTATTTCTTCTTTCAAGTGAATCATTACTAATGGGTGTGACAAAGTGCATGTGTTTTGGAAGACCATTAGCCCCAGGCGGAAATCGAGCTTGGTCCATCATCTATTTTGTCTCATCGTG GTTGACTTTTCTGGTTGCAGAAGCATGTCTAATTGCGGGGGCAGTGAAAAACGCATACCACACCAAGTACCGGGGAATGATATATGCTCAAAATTTCTCATGTGAAACATTGCGGAAAGGTGTTTTTGTTGCTGGAGCAGTGTTTGTAGTTGCAACAATGGTTCTTAATGTATACTACTACATGTATTTCTCCAAGGCTACTGCCCCTCAGGCAGCACAGAAAGCAAATCGTACAAGTTCAAATGTTGGGATGGCTGGGTATGCATAG
- the LOC110633575 gene encoding uncharacterized protein LOC110633575, with amino-acid sequence MNQCAIHPSAFSTREEIRSCVSDRRDPVVCPKPRRLGMLTTANDHPVRSFRWHLSHQAEICDSKAGTDLLEIILTKGGCGVEQSCTQVASSPPFFCGSPPSRVANPLIQDARFGDEKISPISPLMPVPILSPSGLSSSPTSSTRKAGCVRSNFGNKPAVRIEGFDCLDRDRRNCSIPALA; translated from the exons atgaaccAGTGTGCTATCCATCCAAGCGCTTTCTCTACCCGCGAAGAGATACGGAGCTGCGTCTCGGACAGGAGAGATCCGGTTGTTTGTCCCAAACCAAGACGTCTCGGTATGTTGACCACCGCCAACGACCACCCTGTCAGGTCTTTCAGATGGCATCtcag CCACCAAGCGGAGATTTGTGATTCAAAAGCAGGaactgatcttttggaaataatccTGACAAAG GGTGGTTGTGGTGTGGAACAATCCTGTACACAAGTAGCCTCGTCGCCCCCTTTTTTTTGTGGGTCGCCGCCAAGCAGAGTAGCTAACCCATTAATTCAAGACGCCCGATTTGGGGACGAGAAAATCTCTCCTATCTCGCCACTTATGCCCGTGCCGATTCTTTCTCCATCGGGTTTATCATCTTCTCCGACTTCCTCTACAAGGAAGGCAGGCTGCGTTAGGTCAAATTTTGGGAACAAACCAGCAGTGAGGATTGAGGGTTTTGATTGCCTTGACAGGGATCGCAGGAATTGCAGCATCCCTGCTTTGGCATAG
- the LOC110633579 gene encoding 50S ribosomal protein L15, chloroplastic, with amino-acid sequence MAAILSLSSNAPLKTTPSLHQPSSPFKGNLANLKFTTGNFIPLKLNFKSNSNGRPSLVVTNQAASAAVASPTPNVRFRLDNLGPQPGSRKKGKRKGRGISAGQGNSCGFGMRGQKSRSGPGVRKGFEGGQMPLYRRIPKLRGIAGGMHAGRPKYVPVNLKDIEAAGFQEGEEVSLETLKEKGLINPSGREKKLPLKILGDGELSVKLNLKARAFSESAKEKLEASGCSLTVLTGRKKWLKPSVIKNLARAEEYFAKKKAAAAASEPVST; translated from the exons ATGGCAGcaatcctctccctctcttcaaaCGCTCCTCTCAAAACCACACCCTCCCTTCATCAACCTTCTTCCCCATTCAAGGGAAACTTGGCAAATTTGAAGTTTACGACCGGCAACTTCATTCCTCTTAAACTCAACTTCAAGAGCAATTCAAATGGAAGACCGTCACTAGTAGTTACCAATCAGGCAGCTAGTGCTGCTGTTGCATCTCCAACTCCTAATGTGAGGTTCAGGTTGGACAATTTAGGCCCACAACCGGGGTCGAGAAAGAAGGGAAAGAGAAAGGGAAGAGGTATTTCTGCTGGACAAGGCAACAGTTGTGGGTTCGGTATGAGAGGTCAGAAGTCGCGCTCCGGTCCTGGTGTTAGAAAAGGGTTTGAAGGTGGCCAGATGCCCCTCTACCGCCGCATCCCCAAATTGCGAGGAATTGCTGGAG GTATGCATGCGGGTCGTCCTAAATATgtccctgttaatttaaaagacatAGAAGCAGCAGGATTTCAAGAGGGCGAAGAGGTGTCATTGGAGACTTTGAAAGAGAAGGGCTTGATCAATCCATCTGGAAGAGAAAAGAAACTCCCTTTGAAG ATTCTAGGTGATGGGGAGCTAAGTGTAAAGCTGAACTTGAAGGCTCGGGCCTTTTCAGAATCGGCCAAGGAGAAGCTTGAGGCTTCTGGTTGCTCTCTTACTGTGTTAACTGGGCGTAAGAAGTGGTTGAAACCATCAGTTATTAAGAACCTTGCTCGAGCTGAGGAATACTTTGCAAAGAAAAAGGCTGCAGCTGCTGCATCTGAGCCAGTCTCTACTTGa
- the LOC110633557 gene encoding zinc finger protein JAGGED, whose product MRPEKNPLDLNNLPDDYTRDGKQVFDEGSSSGYRKKKNGAKDGKDECDKVYECRFCSLKFCKSQALGGHMNRHRQERETETLNRARQLVFNSDNLAAQGGHLGCHPMAPGSYHPSGIGDPYRSVYPPRLFSGSSSTILPAAPPQPPHQPYLYTSPSGLPSYPSQYPHQQPINDYYIGHVLNNSSQAYPSHQSMNYTMGGQESNYTCIGAPVGHGGFGAGSSRGSEGSGRDGSLSNQEEGLNWGRSYAAGGAGSQQRLDPPSSINRFHDGF is encoded by the exons AT GAGACCTGAGAAGAACCCACTAGACCTCAACAACTTGCCCGACGATTACACTAGAGATGGTAAACAAGTCTTTGATGAAGGCTCTTCCTCTG GCTATAGGAAAAAGAAAAACGGCGCGAAGGATGGGAAAGATGAGTGCGATAAAGTCTATGAGTGTAGATTTTGCTCCCTCAAGTTCTGCAAATCTCAAGCTCTTGGAGGGCACATGAACCGACACAGACAAG AGAGGGAGACAGAAACTCTGAACCGAGCTCGCCAGCTGGTCTTCAACAGCGATAACCTAGCAGCCCAAGGAGGTCATCTAGG CTGCCATCCCATGGCGCCAGGAAGTTACCATCCATCAGGTATTGGAGATCCATACAGATCAGTGTACCCACCGAGACTATTCTCTGGTTCTTCTTCAACTATCTTGCCTGCAGCACCACCACAACCACCTCATCAACCATATCTATACACATCTCCTTCGGGCCTCCCTTCCTATCCCTCACAATACCCTCATCAACAACCCATTAACGATTACTACATTGGCCATGTCCTTAACAACAGCTCACAAGCATACCCTTCACACCAAAGCATGAACTACACAATGGGTGGTCAAGAATCCAATTACACTTGCATTGGTGCACCGGTAGGACATGGTGGGTTTGGCGCCGGTTCGAGCCGTGGATCGGAGGGAAGTGGTAGAGACGGGTCACTGAGCAATCAGGAGGAAGGGTTAAATTGGGGAAGAAGCTATGCAGCAGGGGGAGCTGGATCGCAGCAGCGGTTGGATCCTCCTTCATCGATCAATCGGTTTCATGATGGGTTTTAA